Proteins found in one Lysinibacillus fusiformis genomic segment:
- a CDS encoding transporter substrate-binding domain-containing protein: MKRKWLLVMISIMTVIVLAACGTSDKKEGGSGDAGADKEEGGGEFRIGMEAGYPPFNWTQQDDANGAVKIADNAEYAGGYDVQMAKKIAEGLGKELVIVKMEWDGLVPALQSNKIDAIIAGMSPTEERKKTIDFTENYYTSDFVMVIKKGSKYEDAKSIQDFSGAKITSQLNTSNYTVIDQIKGVEKQTAMESFPAMRVALEAGKIDGYVAERPEGISAAAANDKFTYVAFEEGFDTDPSNTSIAVGLRKDDANREKINEVLKGISEDDRQAIMEEAISQQPAAQ, translated from the coding sequence ATGAAAAGAAAATGGTTGTTAGTAATGATCTCTATCATGACGGTAATTGTGCTAGCTGCATGTGGCACAAGTGACAAAAAAGAGGGCGGTTCAGGTGATGCTGGAGCTGACAAAGAAGAAGGCGGCGGTGAATTCCGAATTGGAATGGAGGCTGGCTACCCACCGTTCAACTGGACACAGCAAGACGATGCGAATGGCGCTGTGAAAATAGCGGATAATGCAGAGTATGCAGGCGGCTATGATGTACAAATGGCGAAAAAAATCGCTGAAGGTTTAGGCAAAGAGTTAGTCATAGTTAAAATGGAGTGGGACGGATTAGTGCCAGCGCTACAATCGAACAAAATTGATGCGATTATCGCAGGGATGTCACCAACAGAAGAACGTAAGAAAACGATTGATTTTACAGAAAACTATTACACTTCTGATTTTGTGATGGTTATTAAAAAAGGTAGTAAATATGAAGATGCAAAATCAATTCAAGATTTCTCAGGTGCTAAAATTACATCACAATTAAATACATCAAACTACACAGTGATTGATCAAATCAAAGGCGTAGAAAAACAAACGGCAATGGAAAGCTTCCCAGCAATGCGTGTGGCTTTAGAAGCAGGTAAAATTGATGGCTATGTAGCTGAACGTCCAGAGGGTATTTCTGCTGCTGCTGCCAACGATAAGTTCACATATGTAGCATTTGAAGAAGGCTTTGATACAGATCCATCAAATACTTCAATTGCTGTAGGCTTACGTAAGGACGACGCAAATCGTGAAAAAATCAATGAAGTCCTAAAAGGCATTTCGGAAGACGATCGTCAAGCGATTATGGAAGAAGCTATTTCGCAACAACCAGCAGCACAATAA
- a CDS encoding amino acid ABC transporter permease, whose translation MSLEWILSIIENNWQMFLRGAYYTLLISSISTIIGAFIGFFIGIMHTIPVRKKGVKFYSLKLINFILTCYVEFFRGTPMIVQAMVVYYGLDIAFGIDMHFITAGILVVSLNTGAYMAEIVRGGIVSIDNGQYEAASAIGMNHFQIMIHVVLPQVARNVLPATGNQLIMNIKDTAVLNVIGVTELFFQTKSISGNNFRYFESFFVACILYFIMTFTASRILLYVEKRLDGPDAYQKEQKEAV comes from the coding sequence ATGAGTCTTGAATGGATACTTTCAATTATTGAAAACAACTGGCAAATGTTTTTACGAGGTGCGTATTATACGTTACTGATTTCGAGTATTAGTACAATTATTGGTGCATTTATCGGATTTTTCATCGGAATTATGCATACGATTCCAGTTCGTAAAAAAGGTGTGAAATTTTATAGCTTAAAGCTCATTAATTTTATACTGACATGCTATGTTGAATTTTTCCGTGGTACACCAATGATTGTACAGGCTATGGTTGTCTACTACGGATTAGATATCGCATTCGGTATCGATATGCACTTTATTACAGCAGGTATTTTAGTCGTTTCCCTCAATACAGGGGCATACATGGCAGAAATTGTTCGTGGCGGTATTGTATCGATTGATAATGGTCAATACGAGGCAGCATCAGCAATTGGTATGAATCACTTCCAAATTATGATTCACGTTGTCTTACCACAAGTAGCGCGTAACGTCTTACCAGCGACTGGTAACCAATTAATTATGAATATTAAAGATACAGCCGTTTTAAATGTCATTGGGGTAACGGAATTATTCTTCCAAACTAAATCAATTTCAGGTAACAACTTCCGCTATTTCGAATCATTCTTTGTTGCATGTATTCTTTATTTCATCATGACATTTACCGCATCACGCATTCTTCTTTACGTTGAAAAACGTTTAGATGGACCTGATGCCTATCAAAAAGAACAAAAAGAAGCCGTATAG
- a CDS encoding amino acid ABC transporter ATP-binding protein, producing MAVIKIEHLSKSFGRNQVLKDVNFQVEKGEVVCLIGSSGSGKSTLLRCINLLETPSGGQIIYKGEDILDEKHNIQEYRTHLGMVFQQFNLFNNHNVISNCTVGQVKVLKRSKKEAEETALKYLKIVGMDQYVNAKPRQLSGGQKQRVAIARALSMNPDVMLFDEPTSALDPEMVGEVLKVMRQLADEGNTMLIVTHEMEFAKEVADRVVFMDKGVIVEEGPPAQVLVNPLHERTKEFLKRTLK from the coding sequence ATGGCAGTCATTAAAATCGAACATTTAAGTAAATCATTTGGACGTAACCAAGTGTTAAAAGATGTGAATTTCCAAGTGGAAAAAGGGGAGGTAGTTTGTTTAATTGGCTCCTCTGGCTCTGGTAAATCCACACTGCTTCGTTGCATTAATTTATTAGAAACACCAAGTGGCGGTCAAATTATTTATAAAGGGGAAGACATCTTAGATGAAAAGCACAATATTCAAGAATATCGTACACATCTAGGCATGGTGTTCCAGCAGTTCAATTTATTTAACAACCACAACGTCATAAGTAATTGCACAGTGGGCCAAGTCAAAGTGTTAAAACGTTCGAAAAAAGAAGCAGAAGAAACGGCGCTTAAATATTTGAAAATCGTTGGCATGGATCAATATGTGAATGCCAAGCCGCGTCAGCTTTCAGGCGGACAAAAGCAGCGTGTGGCCATCGCTCGCGCCTTATCGATGAATCCAGATGTAATGCTATTTGATGAGCCAACATCCGCATTAGACCCAGAAATGGTGGGTGAGGTATTAAAGGTGATGCGTCAGCTAGCAGATGAGGGCAATACGATGCTCATCGTGACACATGAGATGGAATTTGCCAAAGAAGTGGCAGATCGTGTTGTCTTTATGGATAAAGGCGTAATTGTCGAAGAAGGCCCTCCAGCACAAGTGTTAGTTAATCCATTACATGAACGTACGAAGGAATTTTTAAAGCGTACTTTAAAATAA
- a CDS encoding DUF6501 family protein, whose translation MLHLKWKDAPTLRTVTCKHTNASKYLVSNVLTVGKEYEVKNETEEFIFIIDNTGNVGGYYKDYFE comes from the coding sequence ATGTTACATTTAAAATGGAAAGATGCGCCAACATTACGAACGGTTACTTGCAAACATACAAATGCATCAAAATACTTAGTATCCAACGTATTAACAGTAGGGAAAGAATATGAAGTGAAAAATGAAACAGAAGAGTTCATTTTTATCATCGACAATACAGGTAATGTCGGTGGCTACTATAAAGATTATTTTGAATAA
- a CDS encoding toxic anion resistance protein — protein MTANEHAFQLNTIPGLSPLVQSYLETTPQNEAMATYETLSPLAQSRALLYASQIKLTDFESLLSLGQDSQRALSQFADRMLAQVKQKDVTKIGQMLDSLMQTLDRVDPTALEPKKQTFFKKIFGKTEPTVKQTLTEFERISIQVERIGVQLERAQLQLIKDVENLEALYAHNRGFFEELATAIAAGQMKKQQAIEVELPAQITSVQATKQPLAIQQLNDFAAQIERLDQRIYDLQVSQQVALQTAPQIRMIQQANQTLAEKIEFSIVTLIPLWKNQLAMMLSMHMDHHYARLEERLSQAHDRFSSPSFEQQVSKFKETQQELQTAIKDVFALHTATEQEKQQLQDVAGASSYRRD, from the coding sequence ATGACAGCAAACGAACACGCATTTCAACTAAATACCATACCAGGGCTTTCTCCACTAGTCCAATCCTATTTAGAAACAACTCCACAAAACGAGGCGATGGCGACTTATGAAACGCTATCGCCTCTTGCGCAAAGTCGTGCATTACTGTATGCCAGTCAAATCAAGTTGACTGATTTTGAATCATTGCTGTCCCTCGGGCAAGATTCACAGCGAGCTCTGTCTCAATTTGCCGACCGCATGCTTGCTCAAGTAAAGCAAAAGGACGTCACAAAAATTGGTCAAATGCTCGATTCTTTAATGCAGACGTTAGATCGAGTAGACCCGACCGCTTTGGAACCGAAGAAGCAAACCTTTTTCAAAAAAATCTTTGGCAAAACCGAGCCTACTGTAAAGCAAACGCTAACAGAATTTGAACGTATTAGTATACAGGTGGAACGTATTGGTGTTCAGCTGGAACGTGCACAGCTTCAGCTGATAAAGGATGTTGAAAACTTAGAGGCGCTATATGCCCATAATCGAGGTTTTTTTGAGGAATTGGCAACAGCCATTGCCGCAGGACAAATGAAGAAGCAGCAAGCCATTGAGGTAGAGTTACCTGCACAAATAACAAGTGTCCAAGCAACCAAGCAGCCACTTGCGATCCAGCAATTAAATGACTTTGCTGCTCAAATTGAAAGACTGGATCAACGTATTTACGATTTACAAGTATCACAGCAAGTCGCCCTGCAAACAGCTCCTCAAATCCGTATGATTCAGCAGGCCAATCAAACGTTAGCAGAAAAAATCGAGTTTTCTATCGTTACCTTGATTCCACTCTGGAAAAACCAACTGGCGATGATGCTGTCCATGCATATGGATCATCATTATGCACGTTTAGAGGAACGATTATCACAGGCCCATGATCGCTTCTCTAGTCCCTCGTTTGAACAGCAAGTTTCGAAATTTAAAGAAACACAGCAAGAGCTGCAAACAGCGATTAAAGATGTATTTGCCCTGCATACGGCAACTGAACAAGAGAAACAACAGCTACAGGATGTGGCGGGTGCTAGCAGCTATCGGCGAGATTAA
- a CDS encoding 5-bromo-4-chloroindolyl phosphate hydrolysis family protein: MLSVGQFFSRHSASFLISLTTVSIAAIAANPGFFLGGLLFAGSYATSTALLKHRQKKKVMQIAGITKEEFKHIETQVLTANKHIQTLSQNYLRVRSVSAFKQLLEMTRISKNIVKIVKTDPRKFYNVEPFFYAHLPSAVELTDKYTMLSKQPVKDKEIQLTLSKTRETLTDLNDTIQIDLKDALANDIDHLQMEIEFANRSNLRRREQLDWRGDDK, encoded by the coding sequence ATGCTTAGTGTCGGACAGTTTTTCTCTAGACATAGTGCCAGCTTTCTTATTTCGCTCACGACTGTTTCTATCGCAGCAATTGCGGCAAATCCTGGATTCTTCCTTGGTGGTTTACTGTTTGCGGGTTCCTATGCGACGAGTACAGCGTTGCTGAAACATAGACAAAAAAAGAAAGTCATGCAAATAGCAGGCATCACAAAAGAAGAATTCAAACACATTGAAACACAAGTATTAACAGCTAATAAGCATATTCAAACATTGAGTCAAAACTATTTACGTGTACGTTCTGTTTCTGCTTTTAAACAACTACTTGAAATGACGCGTATCTCAAAAAATATCGTCAAAATCGTCAAGACAGACCCACGTAAATTTTATAATGTGGAACCATTTTTCTATGCACACCTACCTTCTGCTGTGGAATTAACGGATAAATATACGATGCTTTCCAAGCAGCCGGTGAAGGATAAGGAAATTCAATTGACCTTATCCAAAACACGTGAAACCCTGACTGATTTGAATGATACGATTCAAATTGATTTAAAGGATGCGCTTGCTAATGATATCGATCATCTGCAAATGGAGATTGAATTCGCAAATCGTTCCAATCTTAGACGTAGAGAACAATTGGACTGGCGAGGCGATGATAAATGA
- a CDS encoding IS256 family transposase: MTQLQFNLDMDLLKDSVMNSTIDAVVKSAIILVLNEFMEKERDAFLHASAYERSNERRDYRNGYYERELTMSIGKIKLKVPRTRHGEFSPTVFDKYARCDQAFVLSMLEMVINGVSTRKVTHIVEQLCGESVSKSFVSSLTQKLDPIVNEWANRPLNTMYYPFVFVDAMYIKVREHQRVVSKAVYIATAITEENKREIIGLSVDHVESFDSWSSFFKQLKSRGLQSPQLVISDAHQGLQKAIQREFIGTAWQRCNVHFKRNIIEKLPKKDSVDIRMMMKRIFEAVTLEDIRKFKDELMDQFGNNPKYEKALTILDEGFEDTIQYMNYPADIRCHIRSTNSLERLNQEVRRREKVIRIFPNTQSAFRLVGAILMQYQETIYSKKKGLTK, encoded by the coding sequence ATGACCCAGTTACAGTTTAACCTAGACATGGATCTTTTAAAAGATTCCGTTATGAATTCCACTATTGATGCTGTTGTAAAGTCAGCTATTATTTTAGTCTTAAATGAATTTATGGAAAAAGAAAGAGATGCCTTCCTTCATGCATCTGCCTATGAACGTTCTAATGAGCGTCGTGATTACCGTAATGGGTACTATGAACGTGAACTGACTATGAGTATTGGTAAGATAAAACTAAAAGTTCCTAGAACGCGTCATGGTGAATTTTCTCCTACTGTTTTTGACAAGTATGCACGTTGTGATCAGGCATTTGTTCTTTCTATGCTGGAGATGGTTATTAATGGCGTCTCTACACGAAAAGTCACACATATTGTAGAACAACTTTGCGGCGAATCCGTTTCTAAATCTTTTGTTTCTTCACTCACACAGAAACTGGATCCGATCGTGAACGAATGGGCAAATCGTCCATTAAACACCATGTATTATCCTTTTGTTTTTGTAGATGCCATGTACATAAAAGTACGTGAACATCAACGTGTCGTATCAAAAGCTGTTTATATCGCTACGGCCATTACGGAAGAAAATAAACGCGAAATTATCGGTTTAAGTGTGGATCATGTTGAAAGTTTTGATAGTTGGAGCTCTTTTTTTAAACAACTCAAATCACGTGGACTTCAATCACCTCAACTAGTGATTTCAGATGCTCATCAAGGGCTTCAAAAAGCGATACAGCGTGAATTTATCGGCACTGCTTGGCAAAGATGTAATGTGCATTTTAAACGAAATATTATCGAGAAGCTTCCTAAAAAAGACTCCGTCGATATCCGAATGATGATGAAGCGCATTTTTGAAGCCGTAACCCTTGAAGATATTCGAAAGTTTAAGGATGAATTAATGGACCAATTTGGAAATAATCCAAAGTACGAAAAAGCTCTTACTATCTTAGATGAAGGTTTCGAAGATACCATCCAATACATGAATTATCCAGCAGATATACGCTGTCATATTCGAAGTACAAATTCACTTGAACGATTAAATCAAGAAGTGCGTAGAAGAGAAAAGGTCATACGAATCTTTCCAAATACGCAGTCTGCCTTTCGATTGGTAGGTGCTATTTTAATGCAGTATCAAGAAACGATTTACTCAAAGAAAAAAGGTTTAACCAAATAG
- a CDS encoding acylphosphatase encodes MNKRASIKFFGDVYGTGYRFFIKQKAIELGLKGYCRLNDAEQIEVEVEGSEKALNEFLLFVQKGVSPQADSNSFSLELSHDLKGYIRMESDIV; translated from the coding sequence TTGAACAAACGAGCAAGTATAAAATTTTTTGGTGATGTCTATGGCACAGGCTATCGTTTCTTCATCAAGCAAAAAGCGATTGAATTAGGGTTAAAAGGATACTGTCGATTGAATGACGCAGAGCAAATTGAAGTGGAAGTGGAGGGCTCAGAAAAGGCACTCAATGAATTCCTCCTTTTTGTCCAAAAAGGCGTTAGCCCCCAAGCCGATTCCAATTCATTTTCATTAGAACTATCCCACGATTTAAAAGGCTATATACGTATGGAGTCAGACATTGTTTAA
- a CDS encoding globin-coupled sensor protein codes for MFSSIRPKAELEELLKRGTDLHATGRFHKTLAFNHFSSQDEEHLKALYQKLKDITPSMNAIFHHYLSEISPTSQLTISEENINQYLTQFFLGTRDDHYVDETVKFFNLFRKHQYEPGKLIVVFNQFAFYITTYILYNFGIKPNKAFQYMKSFQSAVNVDQELLVEVLTERIIENVVGEVSSLMDVNAKIMYMKDLVFSLDKQNEEIQSSTAATEQIAASINEVARMSSHISEKTTESVDHATKGKNAIEHALSEIFKTEETFTSIVESFSELQKRVNDIEQVVTLINQIADQTNLLALNASIEAARAGEHGKGFAVVAQEVRKLAENTVSALSEVSANVHHLKSYSNDVSNSITDTTAIIKEATVEAKDSLPLLNAIVQAIEGINLDVTNTAAISQEQAAAIDEVSARMIEISSLQEDIRDYSHNTSSDIHLLGKEINRFRNDLIANNNVQLSSIALLQLSKADHILWKWRIYNMFLGLENVDPSDVSSHRDCRLGKWYTAPRTVERFGHLQDYHELDGYHLRVHESAKLAAEAHKAGHIEQADVHLKEVDEASKHVLYYINNLIAYLEKERVMQ; via the coding sequence ATGTTTTCAAGCATTCGACCTAAAGCAGAGCTAGAAGAGCTACTAAAACGTGGTACAGATTTACATGCAACAGGCCGATTTCACAAAACTCTGGCATTCAACCATTTCTCTTCACAGGATGAAGAGCACTTAAAGGCACTCTATCAAAAGCTCAAAGATATTACCCCTTCCATGAATGCCATTTTTCATCATTATTTAAGCGAGATATCCCCTACCTCTCAATTAACCATTAGTGAAGAAAATATTAATCAATATTTAACACAGTTTTTCTTAGGAACACGTGATGATCATTATGTAGACGAAACTGTCAAATTTTTCAATCTATTTCGCAAGCATCAATACGAGCCTGGTAAATTAATTGTTGTATTCAACCAATTTGCCTTCTACATTACTACATATATTTTATACAATTTTGGTATCAAGCCGAATAAAGCATTTCAATATATGAAATCATTCCAATCCGCTGTCAATGTCGATCAAGAGTTATTGGTGGAGGTGTTGACGGAGCGTATTATTGAAAATGTGGTAGGAGAAGTATCCTCTTTAATGGATGTCAATGCCAAAATTATGTACATGAAGGATTTAGTTTTTAGCCTAGATAAGCAAAATGAAGAAATCCAATCCTCTACAGCTGCTACAGAACAGATCGCCGCTTCTATCAATGAGGTTGCGCGCATGTCTTCTCATATATCTGAGAAAACAACCGAATCTGTTGACCATGCAACGAAAGGGAAAAACGCAATTGAGCATGCCTTATCGGAAATCTTTAAAACGGAAGAAACATTTACTTCCATTGTAGAATCATTTTCAGAATTGCAAAAACGGGTAAATGATATTGAGCAGGTTGTCACATTAATCAATCAAATCGCCGATCAAACCAACCTCCTCGCACTGAATGCCTCCATTGAAGCTGCGCGTGCTGGTGAACATGGGAAAGGCTTTGCGGTTGTTGCACAGGAAGTAAGAAAGCTTGCTGAAAACACGGTATCTGCGCTAAGTGAAGTATCTGCGAATGTCCATCATTTAAAGAGTTATTCCAATGATGTATCTAACTCGATTACTGATACTACAGCCATTATTAAAGAAGCAACCGTTGAAGCAAAAGATTCGTTACCATTATTAAATGCCATTGTTCAGGCGATTGAAGGTATTAATTTAGATGTGACAAATACGGCAGCCATTTCCCAGGAGCAAGCAGCCGCAATTGATGAAGTCTCAGCAAGAATGATCGAAATTTCAAGCTTACAAGAAGATATTCGTGATTATAGTCATAATACATCTAGCGATATTCATTTATTAGGGAAAGAAATTAACCGTTTCCGTAATGATCTCATTGCTAACAATAATGTTCAGCTTTCATCCATTGCCCTATTACAATTATCGAAGGCGGATCATATTTTATGGAAATGGCGCATTTATAACATGTTCCTTGGCCTAGAAAACGTTGATCCAAGCGATGTTTCATCGCATCGAGACTGTCGACTTGGCAAATGGTACACAGCACCTCGTACAGTCGAACGTTTTGGTCATTTACAGGACTATCATGAGTTAGATGGCTATCACTTACGTGTCCATGAATCAGCGAAGCTTGCCGCTGAAGCCCATAAAGCGGGTCATATCGAGCAAGCCGATGTGCATCTAAAAGAGGTCGATGAGGCATCTAAGCATGTGCTTTATTACATTAATAACTTAATTGCCTATTTAGAAAAAGAACGTGTCATGCAATAA
- a CDS encoding DUF1033 family protein, with translation MYTIIYMKADYEPWWKFEGWEAYIQTEDTFDTKELFERALQQKLAHFRSSYDNEATKEEQYWAFWSEDESFYCEACDDDAQVYHGVIACKIEEK, from the coding sequence ATGTATACAATTATTTACATGAAAGCGGACTATGAGCCTTGGTGGAAATTTGAAGGCTGGGAAGCTTATATTCAAACAGAAGATACATTTGATACGAAGGAGCTCTTTGAACGTGCATTACAGCAAAAATTAGCACATTTCCGCTCCTCTTATGATAATGAGGCGACGAAGGAAGAGCAGTATTGGGCCTTTTGGTCTGAGGATGAAAGCTTTTATTGTGAGGCTTGCGATGATGATGCACAAGTATATCATGGAGTAATTGCGTGTAAAATAGAGGAGAAGTAA
- a CDS encoding cold-shock protein, translated as MKQGTVKWFNSEKGFGFIEVEGENDVFVHFSAIQGEGFKTLDEGQKVEFEVVDGNRGPQAANVTKL; from the coding sequence ATGAAACAAGGTACAGTAAAATGGTTTAACTCAGAAAAAGGTTTTGGATTCATCGAAGTTGAAGGTGAAAACGACGTATTCGTACACTTCTCAGCTATCCAAGGCGAAGGTTTCAAAACTCTTGACGAAGGTCAAAAAGTGGAATTCGAAGTTGTAGATGGCAACCGCGGACCACAAGCTGCTAACGTAACTAAACTTTAA
- a CDS encoding YkvA family protein, with protein MNLNNEEKLPDEQEQQDFYQKLRTKLVAFLGSKKGKSNKFTPYLMFVPDLFHLLIKTVTDAGVDKKSRALIGASIAYFVLPMDLMPEGLLGFGGYLDDVVLATFVVNTIINKLGPDVVEKHWTGDDKLLHVLQKVAEVSDEVVSKIPVKSPIAQFVKQESKDQ; from the coding sequence ATGAATTTGAATAATGAAGAAAAATTGCCTGATGAACAGGAGCAGCAAGATTTTTATCAGAAACTACGTACAAAATTAGTAGCGTTTCTTGGATCGAAAAAGGGAAAAAGTAATAAATTTACACCGTATTTAATGTTTGTGCCTGATTTATTTCATTTATTAATTAAAACCGTAACGGATGCGGGTGTGGATAAGAAGAGTCGTGCGTTAATTGGGGCATCCATTGCGTATTTTGTGTTGCCGATGGATCTAATGCCAGAAGGACTATTGGGCTTTGGTGGCTACTTAGATGATGTGGTGCTAGCAACTTTTGTGGTAAATACGATTATCAATAAATTGGGGCCAGATGTAGTAGAAAAGCATTGGACAGGAGATGACAAGCTTTTGCATGTGCTGCAAAAGGTGGCAGAAGTGAGTGATGAGGTTGTCAGTAAAATTCCTGTGAAATCGCCAATTGCTCAGTTTGTGAAGCAAGAGAGTAAAGATCAATAA
- a CDS encoding S1C family serine protease — protein MSEIHNATPKQEDLTEEEFIELVLEEQQKALAQEREERIHGKKQKKQKPLVRWIVWGMAMVLFFNTFALIFQIYSIPALEFIKVSTRLSAQEDIQTYKKAVVEISTGSSKGTGFAISPDGLIVTNAHVVENATTLSVVFPDEGLMEATLIESYPAVDLALVQVEAEQLPYLPLAEEPPYSANEHVYFIGNPLAFTGIANEGTLLESIQLEDWQEPVMMLKAPVYRGNSGSPVIDQKGEVIGVIFATMKYEPIGRVGLFVPVQQLRNLLKK, from the coding sequence ATGAGTGAAATACATAATGCAACACCAAAGCAAGAAGACTTAACGGAAGAAGAATTTATTGAACTTGTACTCGAGGAACAGCAAAAAGCATTGGCACAGGAGCGTGAAGAACGCATTCATGGAAAAAAGCAAAAAAAACAAAAGCCTCTTGTACGCTGGATTGTGTGGGGTATGGCAATGGTGCTGTTTTTCAATACATTCGCCCTGATTTTTCAAATTTATTCCATACCTGCGCTTGAATTTATCAAGGTTTCAACGAGACTCTCAGCACAAGAGGATATACAAACCTATAAAAAGGCAGTCGTTGAAATTTCGACAGGCTCCAGTAAAGGCACTGGTTTTGCCATCTCTCCTGATGGTCTAATTGTCACCAATGCCCATGTAGTAGAAAATGCCACAACATTATCTGTCGTCTTTCCAGATGAGGGGTTGATGGAGGCAACATTAATTGAGAGCTATCCAGCCGTAGATTTAGCCTTAGTACAAGTGGAAGCAGAGCAGCTCCCCTATCTCCCTCTTGCAGAAGAGCCACCTTACTCGGCTAATGAACATGTCTATTTTATTGGAAATCCACTTGCTTTTACGGGCATTGCTAATGAGGGGACATTGCTAGAATCCATTCAATTAGAGGATTGGCAGGAGCCTGTGATGATGCTAAAAGCACCTGTTTATCGTGGGAATAGTGGAAGCCCTGTCATTGATCAAAAGGGCGAAGTTATTGGGGTGATCTTTGCAACGATGAAATATGAGCCCATTGGACGTGTCGGCTTGTTTGTACCTGTACAACAGCTCCGGAATTTATTAAAAAAGTGA
- a CDS encoding DinB family protein, whose protein sequence is MYRQVDDFLQEWSNASKGTLQVLQALTDDKLAQSIVEGHSTLGWLGWHLVGAAGYFSYLAGLKVPMIRQEDPVPTTAAEIVTAYESVANGIKEEVAKLSNDDLLEVVNGFTAPMPKGALLRVLIDHQTHHRGQMTVLLRQAGLPVPGVMGPTKEMQ, encoded by the coding sequence ATGTATAGACAAGTAGATGATTTTTTACAAGAATGGTCAAATGCATCGAAGGGAACACTGCAAGTATTACAGGCTTTAACAGATGACAAGCTAGCGCAAAGTATTGTAGAGGGTCATAGTACACTTGGCTGGTTAGGTTGGCATTTAGTTGGGGCGGCTGGTTATTTTAGCTATCTAGCAGGGTTAAAAGTACCAATGATTCGTCAAGAAGATCCTGTACCAACGACTGCAGCTGAGATCGTGACAGCCTATGAAAGCGTTGCAAATGGTATTAAAGAGGAAGTGGCTAAGCTTTCGAATGACGATTTACTAGAGGTAGTAAATGGCTTTACGGCGCCCATGCCAAAAGGGGCTTTATTACGTGTATTAATCGACCATCAAACACATCATCGTGGACAAATGACGGTCCTGCTACGTCAAGCAGGCTTACCAGTACCTGGTGTGATGGGACCAACAAAGGAAATGCAATAA
- a CDS encoding TetR/AcrR family transcriptional regulator, whose translation MTNRKMQIIELTLKNIQEKGFTSFSYEHLAKELGVTKASIHYHYEKKGDLGIAVCERIQQGLVGAYTLIKESTMPAEEKPFAFIMQRVKFLEQDGVCPISALQADYQELPQPMQEKLQQLSQMEIDVFVELLKDAKQQGALQATNDLEALAVFLISSTKGALQYKRVLGEAFFLKMLAQLQELLK comes from the coding sequence ATGACAAATAGAAAAATGCAAATTATAGAATTAACATTGAAGAATATTCAGGAAAAAGGTTTCACATCATTTAGTTATGAGCATTTAGCAAAGGAGCTTGGCGTTACGAAGGCAAGTATTCACTATCATTATGAGAAGAAGGGAGATTTAGGGATCGCTGTTTGCGAAAGAATTCAGCAAGGGTTAGTGGGGGCTTATACACTGATTAAGGAGTCCACTATGCCAGCTGAGGAAAAGCCTTTTGCCTTTATTATGCAGCGAGTAAAATTCCTTGAGCAAGATGGTGTTTGCCCTATCTCAGCTTTACAGGCAGACTATCAAGAATTACCGCAACCGATGCAAGAAAAGCTTCAGCAGCTTAGCCAAATGGAAATCGATGTTTTTGTAGAGCTACTGAAAGATGCTAAACAACAGGGCGCCCTCCAAGCCACTAATGATTTGGAGGCACTAGCTGTATTCCTTATTTCAAGTACGAAAGGGGCATTACAATACAAACGCGTTTTAGGAGAAGCGTTCTTTCTCAAAATGCTGGCGCAATTACAGGAATTGTTAAAATAA